The proteins below come from a single Streptococcus hyointestinalis genomic window:
- a CDS encoding YeiH family protein: MVRRYAPGIGVCLLISVVAWILGNYFPVIGAPVFGLLMGITIGMGYTNRDKTAEGIAFTSKYLLQTAVVFLGFGLNMTQVLRVGAQSLPIIIVTISVALIVAYLLAKAFKLPSDSATLIGVGSSICGGSAIAATAPVIEASDDDVATSISVIFFFNLIAALVFPSLGEWLGLSNHGFAIFSGTAVNDTSSVTATSAAWDVIHNSNTLAEATIVKLTRTLAIIPITLALSTYRYYKINKGQGGSQTFKLSKVFPTFIIYFIIASLITTLFSSMNWDMSIFHYLQLLSKFFIVMAMTAIGLNTHIVKLIKTGGSAIGLGACCWIAVSVASLIMQHLMGIW, encoded by the coding sequence ATGGTTCGTCGTTATGCGCCAGGAATCGGCGTTTGCCTTTTAATCTCAGTCGTTGCTTGGATTTTGGGAAATTATTTCCCAGTTATCGGTGCCCCTGTTTTTGGGCTATTGATGGGGATTACCATTGGTATGGGCTACACTAATCGAGACAAGACGGCTGAAGGAATTGCCTTTACGTCTAAATATCTACTGCAAACAGCAGTTGTCTTTTTAGGGTTTGGGCTAAACATGACACAGGTTTTGCGTGTAGGAGCGCAATCTCTACCTATTATCATCGTAACCATCAGCGTTGCTTTGATTGTGGCTTATCTCTTAGCCAAAGCCTTTAAACTGCCATCTGATAGTGCGACTCTTATTGGAGTGGGGTCTTCTATCTGTGGGGGGTCTGCCATTGCTGCAACGGCTCCTGTTATCGAAGCGAGTGATGATGACGTAGCGACTTCGATTTCGGTTATTTTCTTTTTCAACCTTATCGCGGCGCTGGTCTTTCCTAGCCTTGGTGAGTGGCTAGGGCTTAGCAATCACGGCTTTGCCATTTTCTCAGGAACAGCTGTCAATGACACCTCATCTGTAACGGCAACTTCTGCTGCTTGGGACGTTATCCACAACAGTAACACGCTAGCAGAAGCGACTATTGTGAAACTGACACGAACACTGGCTATTATCCCTATCACCCTTGCCCTATCAACTTATCGCTACTACAAAATCAACAAAGGACAAGGTGGCAGCCAAACCTTTAAACTCTCTAAGGTCTTTCCTACTTTCATCATCTACTTCATCATCGCTTCATTGATTACGACTTTGTTTAGTAGCATGAACTGGGATATGAGCATTTTCCACTACTTGCAATTGCTTTCTAAATTCTTCATCGTGATGGCAATGACAGCTATCGGGCTCAACACTCACATCGTCAAGCTCATCAAGACTGGTGGCTCTGCTATCGGACTAGGTGCTTGCTGCTGGATTGCCGTCAGTGTCGCTAGTCTCATCATGCAGCACTTGATGGGAATTTGGTAA
- a CDS encoding ABC transporter ATP-binding protein — protein MVVINLDHIYKKYPNATHYSVEDFNLDIKDKEFIVFVGPSGCGKSTTLRMIAGLEDITKGELKIDGAIVNDLSPKDRDIAMVFQNYALYPHMSVYDNMAFGLKLRKYSKDDIDKRVREAAEILGLTEFLERKPADLSGGQRQRVAMGRAIVRDAKVFLMDEPLSNLDAKLRVSMRAEIAKIHQRIGSTTIYVTHDQTEAMTLADRIVIMSATKNPDGSGTIGRVEQIGTPQELYNQPANKFVASFIGSPAMNFFDVKVGKDKLTNDHGLELALPEGQAKVLEAKGYLGKTVTFGIRPEDISSDNIAQTAYPNSSVEAEVVVSELLGSETMLYLKLGQDEFAARVDARDFHNPGDKVTLTFKVAKGHFFDPETSKRIAAE, from the coding sequence ATGGTTGTAATCAATCTAGATCATATCTACAAAAAATACCCAAATGCAACACACTACTCTGTTGAGGACTTCAATCTGGATATCAAAGACAAGGAATTTATCGTCTTTGTTGGACCATCTGGTTGCGGAAAATCAACAACGCTTCGTATGATTGCAGGACTTGAGGACATCACAAAAGGAGAGCTCAAAATTGATGGCGCTATCGTCAATGACCTCTCTCCAAAAGACCGTGACATCGCCATGGTTTTCCAAAACTACGCCCTCTACCCTCACATGAGCGTCTACGACAACATGGCCTTTGGCTTGAAACTACGTAAATACTCTAAAGATGACATTGACAAACGTGTCCGTGAAGCGGCTGAAATTCTTGGTTTGACAGAGTTTCTCGAAAGAAAACCTGCTGACCTATCTGGTGGACAACGCCAACGTGTCGCTATGGGACGTGCCATTGTCCGTGACGCCAAGGTCTTCTTGATGGACGAGCCTCTCTCAAACTTGGATGCTAAGTTGCGTGTCTCTATGCGTGCTGAAATCGCTAAGATTCACCAACGTATCGGCTCAACCACTATCTACGTTACCCACGACCAAACCGAAGCCATGACACTGGCTGACCGTATCGTTATCATGTCAGCGACTAAAAATCCTGACGGTTCTGGAACGATCGGACGTGTTGAGCAAATCGGTACCCCTCAAGAGCTCTACAACCAACCAGCTAATAAATTTGTCGCAAGCTTCATCGGAAGCCCAGCTATGAACTTCTTTGATGTCAAGGTTGGCAAGGACAAATTGACTAACGACCACGGGCTTGAGTTGGCACTTCCAGAAGGACAAGCTAAAGTCCTTGAAGCTAAAGGGTATCTTGGCAAAACCGTTACTTTTGGTATCCGCCCAGAGGACATTTCAAGCGACAATATCGCACAAACGGCTTATCCTAATTCTTCTGTCGAAGCTGAAGTCGTCGTCTCAGAGCTTCTTGGTAGCGAAACCATGCTCTACCTCAAACTCGGTCAAGACGAATTTGCAGCACGTGTCGACGCCCGTGACTTCCACAACCCTGGCGATAAAGTAACCCTCACCTTCAAGGTCGCTAAAGGACACTTCTTTGACCCTGAAACAAGTAAACGTATCGCTGCAGAATAG
- a CDS encoding LacI family DNA-binding transcriptional regulator: MVTLKDIAKRVGVSPATVSRVLNQDKTLSVSQQTKQNILQATKELGYTKHRKVQNDSPATLKIALVHWYSKQEELNDLYYYAIRLGLEKRAQELQHQLLRYFHNDFSEIPDDIDGIIAIGKFSREQIRELESFTKQLVFIDSDTLSLGYSCVTSDFDNGVRQAIDCLLTHSKTIGMIAGKEMTTDQEELVPDPRLTTFERYTKEKGCYNPEAIFTGEFSSQAGYTLMTQAITSLGDKLPRAFFIANDTLAIGSLRALQEHKLSVPDDVELISFNDTSLTQQVFPTLSSVRVHTEKMGACALDILCRQIHENDDISSMTRLSTKLIKRSSTL; the protein is encoded by the coding sequence ATGGTAACCTTAAAAGATATTGCAAAGCGTGTTGGAGTCTCACCTGCCACCGTCTCACGTGTTCTTAATCAAGACAAGACCCTATCTGTCAGTCAACAAACAAAGCAAAATATCCTGCAAGCAACAAAGGAGCTTGGCTACACCAAGCACCGTAAGGTACAAAACGACTCCCCAGCTACACTTAAAATCGCTCTTGTACACTGGTATAGCAAGCAAGAAGAACTCAATGACCTCTACTACTATGCCATTCGTCTGGGTCTTGAGAAGCGAGCACAGGAATTGCAACACCAGCTGCTGCGCTACTTTCACAATGATTTTTCAGAGATTCCTGATGATATTGACGGTATTATCGCCATTGGTAAGTTCAGTCGTGAGCAGATTAGAGAGCTTGAGAGCTTTACCAAGCAGCTCGTCTTTATTGATAGCGATACTTTGTCTCTTGGTTATTCCTGTGTGACCTCTGACTTTGATAATGGTGTGCGTCAAGCTATTGATTGTCTGCTGACACACTCTAAGACCATTGGCATGATAGCTGGAAAAGAGATGACAACTGACCAAGAAGAGCTTGTCCCTGACCCTAGGCTGACTACCTTTGAGCGCTATACTAAGGAAAAGGGTTGCTACAATCCTGAGGCGATTTTCACTGGCGAATTTTCCAGCCAAGCAGGCTACACACTGATGACACAAGCTATCACAAGTTTAGGCGATAAATTGCCAAGGGCGTTTTTTATCGCTAATGATACGCTTGCAATCGGAAGTCTCAGAGCGCTGCAAGAGCACAAGCTATCCGTCCCAGATGATGTTGAGCTCATCTCCTTTAACGACACCAGTCTCACACAGCAGGTCTTTCCAACGCTCTCAAGCGTGCGGGTTCACACAGAAAAAATGGGCGCTTGTGCTCTTGATATTCTATGCAGGCAAATCCACGAAAACGATGACATCTCTAGCATGACAAGGCTTTCCACAAAACTAATCAAACGTAGCAGCACACTTTAA